The Miscanthus floridulus cultivar M001 chromosome 7, ASM1932011v1, whole genome shotgun sequence genome includes a region encoding these proteins:
- the LOC136466092 gene encoding uncharacterized protein codes for MGRGRGRGKKLTTVRSHEDKCSSGEEVVPAKKRRGRPQKHFANKIDQADVENFVEKVDGDQEEVDDAKLKNSAAAGGNKRGRPLKEGSNIVIEDSNFIVRSSSGESTRTNGFRQIGSRRKNKPRRAAEAGLECK; via the coding sequence ATGggtagaggaagagggagagggaagaaGCTAACCACTGTCAGGAGCCACGAAGACAAATGTAGCAGTGGTGAAGAAGTTGTGCCTGCAAAAAAGAGGAGGGGAAGGCCCCAAAAGCACTTCGCCAATAAGATCGATCAAGCAGATGTTGAAAATTTTGTAGAAAAGGTCGATGGCGACCAAGAAGAAGTTGATGATGCCAAGCTGAAGAACAGCGCTGCAGCCGGTGGTAACAAGAGGGGCAGGCCGTTGAAAGAGGGCTCTAATATTGTCATAGAAGATAGTAACTTTATTGTTCGATCAAGCAGTGGTGAATCAACAAGGACCAATGGATTCAGGCAGATTGGGAGCCGGCGGAAAAACAAGCCCCGGCGAGCAGCAGAGGCAGGACTAGAATGCAAGTGA